One segment of Triticum aestivum cultivar Chinese Spring chromosome 2A, IWGSC CS RefSeq v2.1, whole genome shotgun sequence DNA contains the following:
- the LOC123189170 gene encoding copper transporter 6, producing MRDMSGDAGGMGAMPMPPPPADHAATKAAAPHTMMGMMHMTFFWGDRAVVLFPGWPGERGAGMYLLCLLFVLALAALTEALALLSRRLARRGEDGAPATAASAALLTAVHAARMGMAYLVMLAVMSFNVGVLLAAVAGHAVGFLFARSRVRTGAARGNVTSPELCGVPPSHPSKP from the coding sequence ATGAGGGACATGAGCGGCGACGCCGGCGGCATGGGAGCGATGCCGATGCCGCCACCGCCGGCCGACCACGCCGCCACGAAGGCGGCGGCGCCGCACACAATGATGGGGATGATGCACATGACCTTCTTCTGGGGCGACCGCGCGGTGGTCCTCTTCCCGGGCTGGCCGGGGGAGCGCGGCGCCGGGATGTacctcctctgcctcctcttcgTGCTCGCCCTCGCCGCGCTCACAGAGGCCCTCGCCCTGCTctcgcgccgcctcgcccgccgcggCGAGGACGGCGCCCCGGCCACGGCGGCATCTGCGGCGCTGCTGACGGCGGTGCACGCCGCCAGGATGGGGATGGCCTACCTGGTGATGCTGGCCGTCATGTCGTTCAACGTCggcgtcctcctcgcggcagtcgcCGGCCACGCCGTCGGGTTCCTCTTCGCGCGGAGCAGAGTGCGCACAGGCGCGGCGCGCGGGAATGTCACATCCCCTGAGCTCTGTGGCGTCCCGCCGTCGCACCCGTCCAAGCCTTAG
- the LOC123189175 gene encoding non-specific lipid-transfer protein 4, producing the protein MSMRSLLVLALVVAAAACLAAPRGAHGAGECGKTPADKMALKLAPCASAGQDPKSAPSSGCCAAVHTIGKQSPKCLCAVMLSDTAKSAGIKPEAAMSIPKRCNLVDRPVGYKCGAYTLP; encoded by the exons ATGTCGATGAGGAGTCTGCTGGTGCTCGCTCTGGTGGTCGCGGCCGCGGCGTGCCTCGCGGCGCCGCGCGGCGCGCACGGGGCCGGCGAGTGCGGGAAGACGCCGGCGGACAAGATGGCGCTCAAGCTGGCGCCGTGCGCGTCGGCGGGGCAGGACCCCAAGTCGGCGCCGTCCAGCGGGTGCTGCGCGGCGGTGCACACCATCGGCAAGCAGAGCCCCAAGTGCCTCTGCGCCGTCATGCTCTCCGACACCGCCAAGAGCGCCGGCATCAAGCCGGAGGCCGCCATGTCCATCCCCAAGCGCTGCAACCTCGTCGACCGCCCGGTCGGCTACAAGTGCGGAG CTTACACTCTGCCCTGA